The genomic segment AGCACCCGAACCCCGGCCGGTCCCGCCGGTCCCGGGTCGGCCACCAGGTTCACCTCGCCGGCGGTGAACGGCAGGACCAGTTCGGCGTCGGCACCGGCCGCCTCGACGTACTCGCCCTCGACCCGCCAGTCGCCGCGCAGCGCGTACGTGCCGGGCACGCCCCGATCAGCGCCGAGGTAGGTCTCGGGCGTGAGCCCGGCGTACGTGGGCTGCGGGGTGGTCACGAACGCGGTCACCTCCGGGGTGACCGGTGGCAGCGCGGTCGCGGGTGCGGCGGCCTCGACCAGCCGCCGGATCAGCGTCTCGGTGCGGTCGTAGTCGCCCTCGCCGACCCAGCGGTCGGCCAGCCGCCCGTCGGCGTCGAACAGGTACTTCGCCGGCCAGGCGTCGTTACGCAGGGCGCGCCAGAACGTGTAGTCGTCGTCGATCGCGATCGGGTAGGTGAGTCCGTGGTCGCGGATCGCCCGGTCGATGTTCTCCGGCAGCCGGCCGAACCCGAACTCCGGCGCGTGCGCGCCGATCACCGTGAGACCCAGGTCGCGGTAGTCGCGGTGCCACGCCCGCACGTACGGGGCGGTACGGATCCAGTTCACGCACGTGTACTCCCAGACGTCGACGAGCACCACGCGTCCGCGCAGGTCCTCCGGCGTCAGCGGGGCGGAGTTCACCCAGCGGCGGACGTCGATCGGCGGCAGCCGGGTCGCCACCGCGGCCCGCGTCACCCGTGGCTCCCGTCGCCGAGGTCGACGGCCGTGGCGCCGACCACCGCCCGGTCGCCCTGCTGCACGTATCCGACGACCGAGGTGCGACGCGGATCGGGCGCTGCCGGCACGTCGATCTCCACCCGGCCCCGCTCACCGTTGCACTCGGTGGAGCAGAACGCCCGCACCACCGTGTCCTGACGCAGCCGCCGCCCGGCGTTCTCGCCCCGGGGGACGTCGTTCTCCAGGCCGCGTTCCACCACCGCCACGTTCAGCCGGGCCTGCTCGGGCAACGCCCCGGTCTCGTAGTCGAGCACCACATGGCCGGCGTCGGCCGTCACCACGAACAGCGCCACCGGGGTGCCGGGCGGCGCGGCCAGCGCGGCGTCGATCGCCGAGGTGGCCTGCCGGCGGTCCGACCCGACGAACTCGACCGTCCCGTTGACGATCATCTGCGGCGTGTAGAGCCCGCCGGAGCGCAGCGCCCGCGCGTACCGCTCCTGCCGCAGCGTGTGAGCCTCGGCGCCGTACGGGTCGGCCCAGCCCAGGTGATCCCAGTAGTCGACGTGGAAGCCGAGCGTGTAGACCCGCTCCCCACGCTCACGCGCGTCCCGGTCGATGGCGGACAGCACCTCCTCCGCGGGCGGGCAGCTGTCGCAGCCCTGGGAGGTGAACATCTCCACGACGGCGAAGCCGTCGCGCGGGGGCGATGCGCCGGTCATGCGGGCTCCCTTCCTCCGACGTCCGCCCGCGGTTACCCGGCCGGCCCGGCTTCGAACGGGCCGCCCGCCGGGCCGTGCGGGCGTTTGCCCACGCCCCGGCCGGGTAGGGAGGTGCGCCACCCGAGGGCGGGCCGTGCAGGCGGCGTGGGCGGCCGGGAGTCGCGGAGGGTCGATGACGGCTGGACCAGGGCGGGCACAGGCCCCGTCGGGCGAGGTGGTGGAGCTACGGGTGCACGGTGTCTCGGCGGGCGGCGCCGCCGAGGTGCTGGACCGGCCGCTGGTCCGGCAGGTCGCGGGCGACCGCAGCGCCGGCTTCTACCGTCCCCGTCCGGACCTGGCCGACGAGCGCGGAGCGGGCGGCGTGACGCTCGAGGCGTACCAGTGGAACGACCTGCCGTCCGGCACCGCCCTGCGGACCCTCTCGCTGTTGTTCCTGATGCCCTTCATGCTGCTCAACGTGGCCGTGTGGATGCGGCCGGTGGACGCGGTCGGCGGCGTGGTGGTGCGGGCGCTGTGCCGGGTGCTGGGGCTGAGCCTGACCGGGCTGTACGTGCTCTCCGGCGCCGGGGTCGCGCTGGACCTGGTGGCCTGGCAGTGCCTGTCCGTCCCGGCCTGCATCGCCGACCGCGAATGGCTGTCCTGGATGGGCGGGCGGCCGGTGGGGCTGCGGCTCGTGGTGCTGGCGCTGGTGCCGACCGCCGCGGTGAGCCTGGTCTGGTGGGGCGCTCGGCGGCCGGGGCGCTCGTTCACCGCGTTCCGGGCGCCGGAGCGGGCGTCCGCCGGGCCTCCGCTGAGCACGATCGGCCAGTGGGACACCGAACCGTTGATGGGCCGGCTGCGCTCGATCCACATCGCGGCGGCCTTCGCCGTGCTCGACGCCTGCCTCCTCGCCGCCCGGGCCGCGCAGGGTGTTCCGCCCACGGTGGCGGTGCTGCTCGCGGTCACCGGCGCGGTCCTGCTCGCCTGCGTCGTCCTGGTCTGCGTTCCGCCGCTCGTCGACCGGGCACCCACCGACCCGCGACGCGACCGGGTCGCCCGGGTGCTGCGCGCCACCGCGATCGGCCTCACCGTCGTGGTGGCCGGGTACCTGCTGTTCGCCCCCACCCGCTGGCGTACCGGCGGCGGGCTGCCCGGCTACGGCTCGATCCTGACCTGGCTGCTGTCCACGCACGCCGTCCTGCTCGGCGCCCTGGGTGCCGTGCTGATCTGGCACCGCCTGCGGGCACGCGGCCACCAGCCGCCGAACGGGCTCGGCGCGCTCGTGGTCGCCGCGGCGGCGGGCGGGCTCGCCGTCGCGTACTCCGCCGAGCTGGTCCAGCGCACCGCCGACCTGCTGGACCGGGGCGTGTCCCCGGCGGACGACATTCCGGGGCCGGCGCGCGCGTACACCTGGGCGATCTACGGCTTCTTCCGCGCGTTGCTGGTCACGCTGGTGGCCGCCGCCGTGGTGGCACTGGTGTCCCGGCGTGGCCGGACACGCGCCGCCCAGGCGATCGTCGAGCGGGACTTCCCGGCGCCCCCGGCCGAGGCGGCGCCCCGGCTGCGGCAGGTCCGGACGATGATCGTCCGCGCCCGGTTCACCGACCTGCTGGTGCCCCTGGCGGTGCTGTTCGCCGTCATGGCCGGCGCGGGCGCCGCGACCACCGCGATGGCGCTGGTCCACCCCGAGCCGGGCGTGGCTCTGGAACGGCGCACGCACATCCCGGCCGAGCTGGTCATGTTCGGCATCGAGGTGGGCGGGGTGGCGATCTCGGCCGCGGTGCTCGGCCTGGTGGTCGCCGGGATCTTCGCCTACCGCAGCCCCGGGTTCCGCCACCACGTGGGCGTGCTCTTCGACCTCGCCACGTTCTGGCCCCGGGCCGCGCACCCGTTCGCACCGCCCTGTTACGCCGAGCGGGCCGTGCCGGAGCTGGCCCGGCGCGTCACGTACCTGGTGCGCAGCGGCAACGGGGTCCTGCTGGCCGGCTACAGCCACGGCTCGGTGCTGGTCGCCGCCACCGTCCTGCAACTACCGGCGGAGATCAGCGCGCGGGTCGCCCTGCTCACCTACAGCTCACCGCTGCGCCGGCTCTACGCCCGGCTGTTCCCCGCCTACGTCGGCGACGACATGCTGCGCGGGATCGGCGGGCGGGTCGGCTGGCGGTGGCGCAACCTGTGGCGGGACACCGACGCGCTGGGCGGATGGATCTTCTCCCCGCACCGTGCGGACGAGCCGGCCCGCGTCACCGGGCCGGAGGCGACAGTGGACCGTCGTCTCCGGGATCCGGAGGGCCTGGTGGCCCCGCCCTGGGACAGCGTCCCGCCGCCGATCAAGGGTCACCTCCCGTCCGAGGACGACCCGGCGTACGCCGAGACGGTGCGGGACCTGGCCGGCCGGCTGCGCGCCGACGCCGTCGAGCCCTGACGCGGGCGGGCGTCACGCGGGCGGGTGGTCCGCCTCGAACCGTTCCCGGGTGAGGAACGCCAGCCTCGCCCGCTTGTCCGGCATGTCGATCTCGTCGCCGAGCGTGAACCCCTCGATCCGCAGCCGGCGCAGCATCGCGTCGTTGCGCACGTCCGGCTCGACCACCACCCGGCGCGCGGCCGGGTCGCGCAGCAGGAACCGGACCAGGGCCGGGAAGACCGCACCGGTCACGCCGCGCGGGTACCGCCGGGGCGGGTCGAGCAGCAGGTGCGTGCCCACGTCGCCGGGCTGCACCGGGTAGCGCTCGCCGACCGGGTCCGCCTCCGGCTGGTAGGTCTGGAACAGCCCGATCGGCTCGCCGTCGAGCCGGATCAGGTACGCGTGGTGGGTGTCCAGCCCGTCGACGAACGCGTAGATCTCGCGTACCTCGTCGACCGTGTGCGAGCCCATGCCCCAGAACCGGTTGCGGGGCCGAATCACCCAGCCGTGCAGCAGGCCGGCGTCCCGGTCGGGGCGTACCGGCTCCAGCGCCAGCTCGCCGAGGCCGGGGATGCGCTCCAGGTGGATCACGTCGTCTCGTCTCCCGTCAGGGGGCCGGCGGGCACCGGGATCAGCGTCCCGGCGGCCCAGTGGGGCAGTTGGTCGGCGAAGTGCGCGTCGCCGGGGCGCCCGGAGGCGCCGAACGGAACGATCCAGCGGCTGGCCGCCCGGTCGGTCAGGTCCCACACGTAGCGGGCGACCGGACCGCGCCAGCAGGCGTCGGAGATGCCCGGCACGCTGGACGTGGCCAGCACGCAGTCGGTGTCACCGGCGAGCGCCACCCGCTGCCGCATCGCCGCCACCGCGTCGGTGACCGCGGGGGCGACGCCCAGGTGCACCGGGTGCAGCAGGTGCCGGCTGCCCCACGCGCCGGGCGGCGGGCCGGCGGCCACCTCGGCCAGCGCCTCGGCGGCCGGTTCCGCGAGGTCGAACCCGGCCGCGAGGTGGTCCAGCGCCAGGCCGATCCGGGCCGCCGGGTCGGTCCACGGTGCGAACAGCTCGTCGAACCCGCACGGCTCGTCGAGGGCACGCAACCTCGGGTGTACGCGCAGCCGCCGGGCCAGCGCCGCCCGCCACGCCGCGTACGCCCCGGCCTCGGCCGAGCCCGCCGCCATCACGCGGTCCCAGCCGCGCAGCCGCAGCAGCAGCGCGCGGGCGGGTTCGTCGAGCCGGCCGGGGTCGAGCCGGTCGAGGAGCCGGTACAGCGGGCCGGCCGGGAGGCGGTCGTCGGTGTGCACGGTGGACGGTTCGGCGTCCTGGGCGAGCAGCTCCCGGATCCGGCGGGCCCGGTGCGGCGGGGCGAAGTCGGTGCCGTGTGCGGCCACGTCGTCGCGGCGGTCGTTCGCGCACACCGCCGCGCCGTCGACCGGTTCGTCCACGAGCGGCAGGTAGTCGTCCCGCCACCGGTAGGCCGGTTCCCAGGCCGGCACGGGCTCCCAGCGGCACCGCTCGTCGCGTACCGGGACCAGGCCGGCGACCAGGCGGCGGACACTGCCCCGGGTGTCGGCGGCGAGCACGCTGTTGACCGGCTCGACCCAGTGCCGCAGCGCGTCGGCCACGTCGTCCGTACGCCGGGCGCGCAGCAGCGGCAGCAGCGCCTCGAAGCCGAGGCGGGCCTCGACCCGGCTCGGGGTACGCAGGGCGATCGCCTCGCCGGTGACCCGGTCGTGGTCGATCACCGGGCCGCGGGGCGTCTCGATCACCTCGACCGTCTCCGGGGCGCCGCCGCGGACCTCGATCTCCTCGACGTGGCGCGTGGCGGGCGTCCAGCCGTCGGCGTCGCGCACCAGCACGCGGTCGCCGTCGCGGCGCAGCCGCTCGCGGTAGAGGTCCTGGTAGTCGGCCATCGCGTTGGTGACGGCCCAGGCCACGTGCCCGGTGTGGCCGAAGTGCGGCACGCCGGGTACGCCTGGGAAGGCGAGACCGACCACGTCGAACTCCGGGCAGGTCAGCCGGACCTGCTGGTAGACGCCGGGTAGTTCGAGCAGCCGGTGCGGGTCACCGGCGATCACCGGGCCGCGTCCGGTGGCCGGGTCGGCGGGCAGCGCCCAGGCGTTGCTGCCCGCCGACGCCGGTCCCTCCACCGCGAACAGTCCGGCCGCCTCGGGGCCGAGCGTACGGGCCACGTGCGCGTGCCAGAGCTTGTTCGGGAACGTGGAGAACAGCACGTGCTGGACGAGGAACACGCCGAGCGGCGACCAGGGGTGCCAGGGTTCGGGTGCGGCGCCGGTGGCGGCGAACTCGGGTGCGCCGGCGGCGCCCTCGGCGAGTCCGGAGTTGACCCCGTCGACGTACGCCTCGACCCAGCGCCGGGTGTCCGGGTCCAGCCGTTCGTAG from the Micromonospora sp. WMMA1947 genome contains:
- a CDS encoding redoxin; the protein is MTRAAVATRLPPIDVRRWVNSAPLTPEDLRGRVVLVDVWEYTCVNWIRTAPYVRAWHRDYRDLGLTVIGAHAPEFGFGRLPENIDRAIRDHGLTYPIAIDDDYTFWRALRNDAWPAKYLFDADGRLADRWVGEGDYDRTETLIRRLVEAAAPATALPPVTPEVTAFVTTPQPTYAGLTPETYLGADRGVPGTYALRGDWRVEGEYVEAAGADAELVLPFTAGEVNLVADPGPAGPAGVRVLLDGKPAAEARGADVGPDDRARVDRAAMIRLIDGAPPGEHRLTLRAERPGLRAYVFTFGP
- a CDS encoding DUF1223 domain-containing protein produces the protein MTGASPPRDGFAVVEMFTSQGCDSCPPAEEVLSAIDRDARERGERVYTLGFHVDYWDHLGWADPYGAEAHTLRQERYARALRSGGLYTPQMIVNGTVEFVGSDRRQATSAIDAALAAPPGTPVALFVVTADAGHVVLDYETGALPEQARLNVAVVERGLENDVPRGENAGRRLRQDTVVRAFCSTECNGERGRVEIDVPAAPDPRRTSVVGYVQQGDRAVVGATAVDLGDGSHG
- a CDS encoding GNAT family N-acetyltransferase; translated protein: MIHLERIPGLGELALEPVRPDRDAGLLHGWVIRPRNRFWGMGSHTVDEVREIYAFVDGLDTHHAYLIRLDGEPIGLFQTYQPEADPVGERYPVQPGDVGTHLLLDPPRRYPRGVTGAVFPALVRFLLRDPAARRVVVEPDVRNDAMLRRLRIEGFTLGDEIDMPDKRARLAFLTRERFEADHPPA
- a CDS encoding penicillin acylase family protein — its product is MTRVDRDPWGVPQLQAGDVDTLARLQGRVAATDRAWQISVERWRAEGRLSAHVGPAELAWDRFARRVRLDDTARRCYERLDPDTRRWVEAYVDGVNSGLAEGAAGAPEFAATGAAPEPWHPWSPLGVFLVQHVLFSTFPNKLWHAHVARTLGPEAAGLFAVEGPASAGSNAWALPADPATGRGPVIAGDPHRLLELPGVYQQVRLTCPEFDVVGLAFPGVPGVPHFGHTGHVAWAVTNAMADYQDLYRERLRRDGDRVLVRDADGWTPATRHVEEIEVRGGAPETVEVIETPRGPVIDHDRVTGEAIALRTPSRVEARLGFEALLPLLRARRTDDVADALRHWVEPVNSVLAADTRGSVRRLVAGLVPVRDERCRWEPVPAWEPAYRWRDDYLPLVDEPVDGAAVCANDRRDDVAAHGTDFAPPHRARRIRELLAQDAEPSTVHTDDRLPAGPLYRLLDRLDPGRLDEPARALLLRLRGWDRVMAAGSAEAGAYAAWRAALARRLRVHPRLRALDEPCGFDELFAPWTDPAARIGLALDHLAAGFDLAEPAAEALAEVAAGPPPGAWGSRHLLHPVHLGVAPAVTDAVAAMRQRVALAGDTDCVLATSSVPGISDACWRGPVARYVWDLTDRAASRWIVPFGASGRPGDAHFADQLPHWAAGTLIPVPAGPLTGDETT